The DNA segment gcatgtgttttattttgatattagGCAGTCAGATGTTGGGGCCTGGATTGAATTTTGGCAATAAAATGTTCTGATTGTCATTTCTGGTAATACAACACTGCTCTGTACACAGTGTACCACACAGAAGTATCCAAATTCAGACGCAGCATAATTGTTCAGCAACATTAAGGCCCTACAGTCTTCGTGCATACAAATGGTTTGGTGGTAGCAGTGGCTGCCAAGCAAAAAACGtacaattaaagtaaaatatcaaaattcaaataaacatcAAAAACTACAAGTTCACTGACATTTTCTAAGcagatctgtttatttattatttatccagCAGCCACCACCAACgcttgtcacattcacccacTGACATCACAGACATCAGGGTTCAATATCTTGCTGAATGACACTTCAACTGGAGATGGGGGAGTCAAACCAGCAACCCTCTGATCACCGGACAACAACCTGAACAGCAATGCACTTGTGATACACCCTAATGGAAGAGCACAtagtcactttttgtttgttcccgGTCCAAATCTGATGTTTACATGAATATATCATTTCACACAGTGCTTTATTACTGCCTGTAGTAACCAGCTCAATgtgaaatcaacattttattgtgaaggacaataaggggggagaaaagaaagcGGAACCGAAGTGCAGGTGGTTTCACTGGTAAGGTGAGCGactcctccctcttccctcaGACAAATTTTGTGAGGAAAAGATGGTGGTTTGCTCTTTCGCTCACTGACCTTGTGATTCTGTTTTCCAGGGTTTTTATTAGGAGAGAGTTGAGAGCAGTGAACTCCAACAAAATTCATTTGTTCCTCTAGTTCCACACATTGAAACTCGTAACACAATGTTTTCCTGACTTTTCCTTTTACTCATTTTACTTTTGTGAGGCCGGAGGTGCAACATGGCAGAAAGTTTCAACCTCAGGAGAGCAGCCTTTTAAAAGTGTGCATTATGTTTGATGTAATTATTGTtaaagtgacaaagaaaaatgtaaattacttacttacttttactataaaataaaagtttgggTGCTAATTTACAGATGatgtctgtaattttacatCAGATCAGTATTTGTGATACTATTTAAcatgatgtaatgttttttGAGCCACTGACCTTCAAAcgtctgtgacgtccccgctGATAAACTGACACAGTTATCACTCaccacttttctcttcttcagctTCACATCctaattttagtttttctttctctgccccGCTCTCTCATTATTATCGCTGTCAGTCTTTTgtcagatttaaaatgtgtcgttctttgtctctttttgtttcctctctctctgagtctgatcgttattttctctctgctgtctttctttGAAAAGTGTGGCTGTGATGCACAGTCAAGGTGACTCATGATTATCGCAGCATGTGTTTCAAGATCAGGTGCAACCACCTGCTGAAAGGAAGTAAAATATGACTTTTTGAAGCTGTTACAGACTCATTAATTATGCCTCTGGCAGAATGTCTAATTAAATTTAACAAGAAACACGTCAGAGGAATCTCAGAGCGATGAGTTGTGATTTTCTCCATCACATCTATCGACCTCTTCATCGTCTGCCTCTTATTTTCTTGCCAGGAAAGAACTGAGATTGTTTATGTAATTACATAAATTCAACGTATCTTCTGTTTTACGATGTCCTGGAGCATAAAAAGATGATAACGaataaagaaacagcagaagCTGAGAGCAGAATACAACACATCATCTGacttctaataaataataaacacgcatagaggaggaggaagaagagatcAGATATCTTCTCATCAGACTGCACACTCACTCATATGTCCGTCCACCATGAGCCGGGTTCTGCTCAAGGTGTCAACctcttaaaaggaagttttaGGAAGGACCAGGACTTACTGGAGAGACTACATAGCCCATCACAGCCTGGGCACACCTAAGGATcccagaggaggagctggaatatgTTGCTGAGAAGAGGGATGTCTGGAACACACCAGATAAGTGCAAGGAAACTGATGGAGACAAACTATTCTATCCTGTATTTTTTCACCTGTATCTGAAGGTTGAACTGGCTTGTTTAAACATTTCTGCCTCACACTGTGCGCCATTCTCTGCTGCTCTAACTAGCTCTCTGAGAGGGAGCACCGCTGTGACCACAGCATCAAGTACCTGCGGTGTCTGCTACTATATTTACCTCTCAGCACTTCCCCgagataaataaagagaaattgGAACGGCTGTCTGTCCCCTGCCTGCAGGAAAAACATCAGCTTGTTGAGCTGAAGGTAACGAGGAAAGACATCGAGATAAAGAAAAGgttagaaagaaagagacaagatCGGTAATTTGGAGGAGacaagatgtggatcatcggctgacctgaggcgggctgaatgacacctgggtgctccaACAAACCAGCTGTGACcgcatccacctgtcaatcaaagcgtccacactcgTAATTCTGCATAAGCCTTAATATAGTTTGAACAGGCCAGACTTCCATATTGGCTTCATAAAATGAAGTAAGTGATGAGGTTTGACCTGCTAGAGTTGAAATCTTTCATCAGAACTGGCTTTAGCTCCTCCGGTCTCAGTGTAAACAGTGAATGTtaccattaaaaacacagagtctgagattttttcttaatttaagTTGTTTAATCAAcaatccaaacaaaaacaactgcaaaGAACCAAACTCTTCTAACGTGTCCACAACAGAAAGAcgagatttatttattttacgaATAAATAAACTACAAGATGCAGTTTAATGGGATGATATGAATCATAACTTCCTTCAGGctagagagcagaggagaagctCTCTGCAGGCTGTCCAAATGTTACAGaccatgtctgtttttgttaaaGGTGTGTTAACAGTGTGCTGATGTACCTCTAACACCAGATTTACACAGAGTCGGCTGCTGTCTACACAAGTTATGTACATTAGTTATATGAAATGAAAACTTAGAGAAGAAACCctcttaataaaacattttattctctgATGACTAAACCAGATCAAACCCTCGAGGAGGTGAAGATGGCAACTTTTCCCCTGGCTCCTATTGGCTAGAGGACAGGATGTagcaaacaggaagtagaaaagCAGGAGACACTGCTGGTTACTACATGAACATGTCGTCGTAGCCAGGTGGAGGCATGTGGTCTGGATCCGGcctgagaaacacaaaacacagatgtgTTAAATCCTGTTGGTGTCacactgctgccaactgtagctgctgttagatgatggtagaagaagaggagggttACAGGCATGGAGGATGGAGTCGGTGTTAGCTCACAATACAAGAAATCAATCGGTACGAACAAAAGAGGAACAAACGTGGGTTCCTGCACGAGGCCAACACCGTCTCGGAAAAcagatttcacaataaaatcgCCATGACTTCCACAAAATGTACCTGACGCAGCTTCAGctaagacagaaagaggactGCAGACTTTGTCCTCCATCACTTACACTGCAGTCACATTAGGAAGGGGTCACTTTGTGAACAGTATGGCCATGAGACCCAAAACTCTTTGAATTTACATATGAGCACGAGGATATGGTCTTGTGAATGTGAATCTAGGAcagacagaggtgtgtgtgtgtgtgtgtgtgtgtgtgtgtgtgtgtgtgtgtgtgtctcaccctGGCCTGCGTCGTCCGATTGGTCCAAATGGGTCGAAGCGAGCCCCGGGGGGAACAGCTCCGGGAGGCAGGATGTCTGGTATGCCGCTGGAGGGGTCAAAACCAGAGCGAGGATAGCCCGACCTCAACGGGTCGACGATCATCCCACCGCCGCCGCGAGACCTGAGAGGGGAGGAgcgaaagagagggagggacacGTGAGCAACAAGAGTTTTTTATactttcattcacacattttttccTCATTAATTCAAGTTTAATTGGTGTTTAATAATTTGGCATTTAGACTTGTGTTGTTGCAGGGAAATGCACTCATCATATCAAACTTTGGGAGTTAATCGTGTGCAAACACTCACTGCAGGACGCTTCAATGGAGAAGCCTGATTGGAGGGCAGATTAAAAAAGCTAACAGTGATCTAAAATGAGAGACTAAACAGACTCgattgttttggtttggcaTTGTCTCCGGTGTTCATCCTGCAGCTGTGATATTTGAGGTTTAGAGCTCCGCGTTTAGCTGAACGAGCGGCAGTAATCCTCTGTCTGTTAACTGTTTGCACAAACTGTTCATCGCCCGAAATCCCAGATTAgaacaaaatcacacacacacactgatgcttaAATCTATATCTGAAAATAATttccataaaataataataataataataataataatttgttggATTTATTCTGAGACAGACTCACCCGAAGGGATCCAGATCGGCTCCTCCGGCTGCGAACGGAGGAAGCATGGGGTCAGgcctgaaacacacaataacacacattaacatctctaacagtatataaataaaacacacttcagtCTATGGATCCGATTACTTCATGTTTATACATGCTGTTATTGATTGTgtaaacatggcagactctgtggaagtgCACCCACAGCGTCTGTGGATagaaaagtctcattctaaggtaacaaaaacacaaagattcctatttccaggtgattaaacattaatgaaaacatagttatgatgaatattatattctgtttctgtttccatatattggcttcatttttgaACAGTGATTCGTCTGCAGGGTCTTCCAgaatctgaatttaatttaaactcgACATTATACATGATTTATCAGACTCATAATCCCAGTTATTGCATTAGTAATTAGAATTATTCACAGTGaatcacacagacagacctgaAGTCTGTTTTCCGCTGCAGGGAAAGAGTTTTTGTGTCTGAATGATCCGTCCAACCTTTGCTGTCGTCTCTGTCTCGACATCTTTTCTAAGCTTgtccatttctcttcctctccactctcATCTTTctaacctcctcctcctcctcctctgacactTTCTGCAGCCCTGACTCAGTTTTTGCTTTCTCATTCATCACTCctcgtctctgtctctttcacttctctccccctctttccgTCTCATCTGTTTCCTCCCTCTTtacatcttttctctctctctttcagattTTAGTTtactttctctccatctgtcattGCTCTCATCTTTATCTCCtactcttctcctcctcctcctcctcctctcttgtctctccGAGGACGAGGAGGCGACAGCAGCGAGGTCGATAAAATGCTGACATCACCTCACATCTCATCTGATCGGGTCACAGCtaagaggacgaggagggggaggaggaggacgggcaGATGAGACGAtgaggacagaaaaacagagtgaCTGAATCTGTCCtgcagcgcgcacacacacacacacacacacacacacacaaaaccacaaccacacacacacacacacacacacacacacacacacacacacacgctggcaAAGCTCTGCCttcagagctctgctgctgttgtcaaCCAGCAGCTCATCTGTCTAGACTTTCCACAAGGCACAAGCTCAGCACAttcacatgtctgtgtgtgtgcatgaatgatggttgtgtatttctgtgtgcacacacacacacaagcttatTTTAAAGTCAAGTCCTTCATATGTTTGCTGTGTTCTTGCTCAGGTCATCGCACCGGGTTCAGACCACATGATCCGACAGATGCAGACCCGTCAAGTGCGGCGATTGATGCTTTTAGTCTGTGTCGTGTATCACGATGGACGAGAATCGACGGCAGATCTGAGACGCTTCATGACGTCCCgaaaacacagaaagacgaGCATCTCTTTAGCCAGTCAGCATCGCACACGCCGCCTGGGACGCCATGGTTCGTTtacattcttgtttttgttcaccTCCTTCCTGATGACGTCACACAGGTCAGGGATCTATGTGTCGTCTGTCACGTCTCTTTCTGACTCTATTACCACCTGATCCGATACGGTGAACATCTTAACATTCAGACGTATTAGAGTATTAATCACGTGACATTTAAAGCGACAATTCACccagaaacatattttcagtcTTATCCAAACAATCTTTATTTGATAATCGAGCTGTGagttcagattattttaataatcatatAATTATCTGCCATTTATTTCCTCGATTAATCAGTCTATTTTCCAAAACCACAAAGATATTCAGATCGGATTTGTCAATTCATTGATGGTTGTCATTCGCCTCTCTCCCCTTGTTTTCTGCCTGTCACTATCAAACAACAGTTTAAGCACAACCGTgcacacaaaaccaaaagataAGTCGGCACCAACGAGGAGATTTCACCCAACACTCGTTAAATCCAGACATGATTTAGTtccttattttctctcttttaaaaaaatcagccttTAATTTGTATCACTGATTAAAATGCTAATAAGATAATTAACTAAGATATAAATTACTATTAGAGGATATGTTTACAAGTCTGTCATTACCGACCAGTTTGGCTGTGTTCCCTGGCGAGGATGTCTGGTGGGGATGCGGAGGGGGTCGTCGTCCTCTCCTCTTCGcctctgctccacctcctcgtcCCTCCGACTCTTTGTCTCTGCCCTCTGTCCTGTCGGTCTGTCTCGGGGCGGCAGCAGCTGAGTCCTCACCTTCTCTGACAAACTGTCAGTGTCCTTGAAGacgctgcaaaaacaaaaacaaaaaacagagaaaggttgataatttttctctttgaaacattcagactgaatgaagctgtttttatttttatttaagttgtcGAGGCCTCAGTTCTTCATCACCAGTGAAAAGATGCTGATATTTGTCATCGTGACCAATAAAACCATTATGAATAAACAAAGAAGCACACCTGTCAAATGAGCGCAGCTGCTCAGCGTCCACGTGATCGCTGATGTTCACCGTCAGGTCTGTCACCTGCTGTGTGCTGGAGttcttcacacacaaacacaaacagaggacatgcgttaaaaatacagaaacagacaaaaacagaaataaaaccttTAATAGAAGCAGAGTAAcgtgaagaaacagaaacagaacatcaGAACAGATTATCACATCTGTGCCTCGATATCTGAAACAGTTTCTGACGACCTTCAGCGGTCAGTACAAGTCCTCTCGCTGCAGTGATGCACACGTGTACTCTgtacactgtgatgtcactgctaGTTTAAACTTTTAACCAGTAAAGGTGAAACATACAGATAGCCGTGCTGCTTAGTCTATGAGCTCAGAGCAACGAGGGAGTGTTTGCATCGATACCAGAGGCGCTTTGGACTTCAGGAGAGAGGAAGCCCTCAGGGGAATGCACACCGGAATAGGCACAAGTACTGGAGGAGGTAACCAAGCTCAGCAGAGGCTAAGAGACTGAAAAGGACCAGCGAGGGAGCTGAGTCTGTATCTGTCTATGATGAACGAGATTGTCTGCCGTCCCCTCAGTGCTGATATGAAACAGTCAACTGAAGGTCAACTTGTTTTCTGTTGAGTGTATTCGACTTGCTCGACCTACCATCAGGTTGAAGATCAGCGTGGAGTCGACAACGATGGCTTTGAGCATGAATTGGGTGTCACCGTCTTTGGCTTTATATCGCAGACTGTACAACTCCTTGTTGCTGCTCCAGTCAGCGGGCAGCAGCTCTGACTTCTTGTCACTGCTGCGGGGCTGGAGGTGAGAGAGGGACAGAAGAACAGCAAAATATACAGGATTAAAAAGAGTGTGATAACAGTGTTGTTGTAGTCGGAACCacctaaaccaagaccaagtcatgaccaaggCAGGAGCAGAGCGAGTAAAGACCAAAGCAGACAGTAGTGCTGTAATACTACACACACTGTACCagaccggctctgggtcggcttggaaaggctcgggggcgaaggtgcaCCCTCCCACCCGGACCTCGccacttcccggggccgtggacttagtgcttgCTGCGCCCTCTCCGGGGCTCACCCCCGGGGACAGGGCCCCCTCGCCCCCGGTGcaactgtcgaatcgcaactcatcgcaactttcactttctcccgcaacaaaaatgtaaaatgcaccgcaactttcaccgcattttttttgaaaacctcatgcaacatcaggcattttaggccacAACTATTTCAGAAAAggcgaaatcctggtgggattGTTTAATGCAGGGGCTCCCAAACCTTTTAGCCCCTCGACCCTCAAAACAACGATCCCAGTGATTTGcgattacattacattgcatttagcagatgcttttatccaaagcgacttacagaggaggacataagctgagaaaggtgtaaaggagcacagagtagttgttagttttgttagttttgttgaAACTTGTTGaacattccaccatttggggacgaccacagagaagagtttagagtgacctcgctttgcgagaggcgagggtacaactagacggtttgtatgagcggagcgtaacgccctggtcgggacgtgagcctttagtaagacgctgagataggcaggagcagatcctgagatggttttgcGACCTCCTACTATCCCCAGATGTCAGATGATTCGTCCTTGCTACCTGctgtaatgttaatgttgttgttgctgctaatgTCGTCAACCTGCCAAGGGTCAGACGGGCCAAAGAAAATCGAAAGGCTCTTATTTTAAATCCAactactttttttaatgttttggtaCAATTATGGCCTAAATATGCTATTTCTACaagtttttaaatttgatttgatttctgaaaaCTCAtaattttatcagtcattgtaattgtacaatatgtttgtgttgatttgttctgtacacgtcctctgtggctcttcctgaggtttcttccacctttttcctcactcgaaccgagggtctaaggacagattgtaaagccctccgaggcaaaatgtactttgtgactttgggctatgcaaataaaatctgatttcatttgaaaaccATCTCCCTCCCTGGCTGCCTCAGTGGTTTAATGTGCAGCAGGATGCTGCAGATGTTGCCGTCTCCTTTGAAGCCGTCTGCAgggactgatgatgatgaaggaggagaaggagaaggctggctctgtcacatcacacacaaagctCTCCAGGTGATGATGAAACACCGAGTCATAACAACACAggtgtgtttttcagtatgACTGCTCCCACGTGACGCGTCAGCTGgctaaacatgacatgacagttTTTTAATCTCCTCTTTATAACATCTGTACTCCATGAATCAAACACGACAGCTGcttgaaacaaacactgacatgtaaataaagtctgtctgaAGCTACGTGAGCTCGGTCACACACGGCGGCTCAGTCAGGGGGAGCTAACGTTGAGCCGTTAGCCGTTAGGACCGGACTCCGTTCACAAACCGACGGTTTTAACGTTTAACTGAAAAGTACAGGCTGataactttaataaaaacaaaccgaaCTGTCGCTGCTGAACAGTTAAAACACCGATAATTAATTCGGCTTGTGActaacacacagagcagctgttgttgtggcTCAGAAATCTGCTTTAACTGTCACAGGTTCCGGTTCGTAGCTCACCTCGTCCCCGCAGCCGACACACCTGTACCCGCTCTTTATCACGTCCCAGTGCACGAAGCACACGACGGCGTCCTGCGGACAGGTGATGCCGTCAGACACGCAGGTGTACAACACCTCCAGACCCGCCATGCTTCTTTACTGTAACGACGGTAACGACAGTTTCATGTCCGAGAAATGAAAACGAAACTCTGCAACACATCCGGTCTGCGCCTTTCAGTGTAAAAGCACCGGTTAGGTTGtcacataaacaataaaaataaaagtcataaaaagctgaatttggtttattgccaagtaagTTTGTGCATACAGTGAATTTATAATGGtaaataaatcagaatcagaatcagaaatactttaataataataataatttatttttggtAATAAtccaggtaaacaaacaaacaaaaacaatatatataaatatatatatatagatatatatatatatatcgtgtTTAGTGTTGGTATCTTAATTctatgcatataaatatattttatatattgaggctgaacttgcaggTTGCATCCGCTTAGTCCTCATATAGCAAGAAATGGCTCTGGACACAGGAACGGTTTTCTTCCCACAGGCTGTCACTGTGATGAGCTGTTAAAACCAGACAAGCAGTGAAAATAACATTATATAACCTGTGCAATAACCTGCAAATCTGTGCAATACCTGCtcattatgatttatttatttatccactgtccacagaaaaaatatattatttatcattaataaTAGTTCTTCATGATGTATTGAATGGTAATGTGTCAGCTGCTGCAAACAGACtaaatcaatttaatttaatttattttaatctgagtgaatttagttttaatgaaataaaagcatcCTCAGCAGAAAccctgtgttggtgtgtgtgtctaactTTACAGCTGAGCTCTGTcaactgtgttttcatccaACACATGGTGAAAGCATGCTCAGGATACATGGTTCCACTTTGTAAAaacgatagatagatagatagatagatagatagatagatagatagatagatagatagatagatagatagatagatagatagatagatagatagattattgatcctgagggaaGCAGCATGAGAcactgtaaacatacattaaagttaacatATAAGATAATATAAGGATATATTTTTAGGATATTTAGGAGcagaaatctttaaaatgttccaCTTCCAGCTTCTCTAATGTGGATTTGCTTTGTTTGATGTCATTAGATTTGGGGTGattactttgacatttttcaacattttctcactttaaacAGATTAAACgattactttattaatcaaagaaataatagatagatagatagatagatagatagatagatagatagatagatagatagatagatagatagatagaagtctacttccctgcctaacaaaactaacaaaactaacaactactctgtgctcctttacacctttctcagcttatgtcctcctctgtaagtcgctttggataaaagcgtctgctaaatgcaatgtaatgtaatgtcatgtaatgtactaatgttttaaatgtaaaacgAGTCAACAAAgagttaaaaatgaataattagcGTTAATAAGcaactgaaaaaacagaaatatatctTTGTACAAGCAGTACAAAGTGTTTGCCATTCAcgaattataaaaaataaaataaaacaattcaaataaataaaataataataataataataataataataataataataataataataataataataataaataataaaatagttttttattttcttccggttcaaaagcaaaaacaaaagactcCATTTCCCATCGTGCACCTCGCAGGGCGGAGAGCACTTCCTTGTCAACATGGCGGCTCCCTTGACTCTGCTCCTGGTGGTCGCCGTCACGGTCCGTGCCGCGCTGTACCGGTCCAGTTTAGCGGACCTGATATCGGAGCGGGTGGAGGTGGTGTCCCCGCTGACCGCCTGGAAGAGAGGTAAGCCCGGGTCCGGCAGCTGTTTAGCGGGCAGCTCGCCTGTGAAGCGCCGCCGTGCTGCTGTGTGTTCCTCCTCGGCTCGGTTATTGAATGAAGCAGACTCCGtcagactcagatctgactctGAATGCGACATTTACAGAGCTGtgagatgaaaacacatcatCTGTGTTGGGTTTAATGTCTCTGATCAGTTTTACTCTCATCTCTGgtgaagctgcagcaacaagcagcagagcagctcagTCTGACCCGGTTTAACTCCAGTGCTGCTCTGAAGTACAAATACAAGTGTTACTGCAGTTCTTATCAAACCATTGTACATGTTACTGCGTTAGGCTTATCTGACAGCAGCTTCTAGTGTGcatgagtattattattaaccCACTGTTGATGTTGCTGTAGTTCAACCTGCAGGaatatccatccattcatttagATGTAGGGGGTACACCAGGTCATCACAGACCACTGAcagtcacatacacacctaTGGTTAATTTACTGATCATAAACCTGTTAGGTGCATTTGGACgtggggagaacatgcaagtGACGATCAGGAGAACCTCGTTGTTACGGACCTCAAGGGCTCGCAAGGCCcgaaaaacatatttaaagaaaacataaagacaaaagttgtcattaaaccaataataatttctattaattcaaaaacaaatgaaataattccCCATGAAAACAACCAAACTAAAGGGTCGGAGGTTCCTGGccgaaacaaacaaaacgagagagagaacactgagccagCCGACGGCCGTCGCACCCAGCATCCACTCCCAAACCAAGCCTGCCTAAAACCCACTacctaaatgaaaagaaaagaccccCCAAAGAACCCccgaaccaaaactaaaataacaaaacccaagagagaggaaaaggggtgggaagaaacaaacacacacagttctacTTCCTGGCCACACGTAACACTCGTTAACACCAAACGAGCtccggttctgttcaggattcttGTCAGGAACAAACCTGTGTGATCTGTCAGAGTACTCGGTTTGACaaagacctttttaaaatgtaacacggatcctttctagtctttttcAGAGAGAGCTGCACTCATTAGTTGATTAGTCGTCAACTGTTAAACTAATCTGATTACACTGGGGGACACggtttttgttgagttaggtctgtcagctgtttttaactcatttcTGGATGCGGAATCCAAGTTTTTGAACTAAAGGAtcccgttttcttaaaaaatatgaaaaatactgtactgaacagatatgtgcttgtctTCACTAAataaaagtaacagtctgtgcaatgatctttttgctcttgCCAAACCacggggataccaaatgccaacttttcacgtgttcctttggtccacatccgtaaactctccacacactgcttgcacactggcttgttgtcttgatcacagagttttactttaaaatatgcaaaataagcTCGTTTGAcagatgcactgatgtttgctttcctctgacttggaatggtgaaactagcacagATACAGCAAAAAGAGTCAGGATTGTTTAGGCGTTTACGACGAGTcgtagcaggagcagacatgatcgggaacaaaggaaatatatacctatgtaaataaaacactaagatctttgaaaactacaaaaacagcataaaaccaaacagaacttacaacggtatgcccatggtgacaaggtgaaaagaaaagccagcgtaaatgtaaatgtactttatttatacagccctttacaacagtcctttcggtgtaccaaagtgctttacagtagacaataaataacgagaacaataggtaaaaaacaaacaaaataaaaacaataaaatgcaacaaaatcgaataagaaatgataaaagtgtcatcatactactgggtgttaaaagccatcctgaataagtgggtttttagcttggatttaaaaaggcccaggtcagaaacgagacgcatctcgacagggagcttattccagagcctgggggcggcaacggaaaacgctcggtcaccccagtgtttatattttgacctgggcacttccagcgacagttgatctttgga comes from the Larimichthys crocea isolate SSNF chromosome VI, L_crocea_2.0, whole genome shotgun sequence genome and includes:
- the psmf1 gene encoding proteasome inhibitor PI31 subunit, which produces MAGLEVLYTCVSDGITCPQDAVVCFVHWDVIKSGYRCVGCGDEPRSSDKKSELLPADWSSNKELYSLRYKAKDGDTQFMLKAIVVDSTLIFNLMNSSTQQVTDLTVNISDHVDAEQLRSFDSVFKDTDSLSEKVRTQLLPPRDRPTGQRAETKSRRDEEVEQRRRGEDDDPLRIPTRHPRQGTQPNWPDPMLPPFAAGGADLDPFGSRGGGGMIVDPLRSGYPRSGFDPSSGIPDILPPGAVPPGARFDPFGPIGRRRPGPDPDHMPPPGYDDMFM